The window TAAGGTTATAGGTTCAAGAGGGGATTGGGAACGTAAAAAATTGATCACTTCCAACGGTGGAGGTTGAAGCTTTTCTAAGGATTCAGCGTAAACTGTAGGATTAGTTCTAGCCAGGTTTATTTCTGCTAAAACTTCGGTTTCTAGACTATTTTCTGCTTCAGCAGCGATGAGCCAAGGCTGGGTAACAGGGGTGGGATTGCCTAAAACAGTAGTGTTGGGGATAAGAGTAACTAAGATTGCGAGCAAAAAACTAAATTTTCTTGGCATAAACAGAATATCCTAAAATAAGTAGTCCTAACCATCCCATTAAACCAGCGAGGGGATTATTATCAATGCCAGTGATCCAAATTGGTACGACCTGAGTGTATTCAATCAAGTTACCAACGTTGAGGCAATAATAAGCCCAGATTAAACCCATGTGTATGCCGATGGCAATCCCGAGAAGCCCTTGATGCGATCGCTTAGCTTTAACAAGAATTAAGCCTAAACCAATGAGGGCTGGTAATTGGGGCAAAGTTCTGATGATTTCTCCTAGGGGTTTGAGAAAATGTAACAGGGCGTAAATAATCGCGCTGATCCACATAGCTAGGTTAGCAGAATAGTCTCTTTCTAATTCATCTAATAGCCAACCGCGAAATACTAATTCTTCTACTAACCCAACAACTAAAGCAATTCCTAACCCCTCTAGAATGATTTGCGCTAACTTTTCAGAGGGCGATCGCCACAACAACCAGCCTAGTAATCCTTGAATTACAAAAATACCTAAACAAATTCCCCAACCCAGAATTAAACCTTTACCTAAATCGCGAGCATTTTTCCTAGTTGCTACCAATCCATAGCGTTTGAGGAGATTGGGGTGGTTATGGATCCGTTTACCCCACCATTGCACCAAACCGATAAAAATGATGTACAGTATGGGCATAGTTACTAAAGCAAGCAAGTTGGGATCTCTGTTGAATATCCAAA is drawn from Gloeocapsa sp. PCC 73106 and contains these coding sequences:
- a CDS encoding CPBP family intramembrane glutamic endopeptidase, producing MAIFLVTLLVLWLPLALPAFWIFNRDPNLLALVTMPILYIIFIGLVQWWGKRIHNHPNLLKRYGLVATRKNARDLGKGLILGWGICLGIFVIQGLLGWLLWRSPSEKLAQIILEGLGIALVVGLVEELVFRGWLLDELERDYSANLAMWISAIIYALLHFLKPLGEIIRTLPQLPALIGLGLILVKAKRSHQGLLGIAIGIHMGLIWAYYCLNVGNLIEYTQVVPIWITGIDNNPLAGLMGWLGLLILGYSVYAKKI